A single Paenibacillus sp. FSL R5-0517 DNA region contains:
- a CDS encoding GerAB/ArcD/ProY family transporter: MRTSATTISTSEVIIVVINSILGAGILTLPRTIGKAVKTPDVWISVILAGLIVTTISLLLVTLCRRFPGKTVFEFIPEITGKWISYLLGILIIVYFIVLCSFEVRVMAEITSMYILERTPSWVTIMVSLWIGIYMLTGGLMVIIRVFSIVLPVTLALLALVFLLSTKMFDINNLRPMLGEGIMPVLKGLKPSCLSYSGYEVLLIVTAYMTDVKASNKTAIFSILICTIIYMVTIVTVVGNLSLSGVETRMWPTFDMVRSFEIEGFLFERYESLFIVFWLMQIFATYAFKHYFASIGIRDLFRLKNITGIQFAMLPVLYLIAYLPKNLEETLALGDFLGNMSIFLFGLLPLLLLILSFVRKKGGKQAASGNLKVS, from the coding sequence GTGAGGACATCCGCAACAACAATCAGTACCTCTGAAGTAATAATTGTAGTTATTAACTCCATCCTTGGTGCAGGAATACTAACGCTTCCTCGTACGATTGGCAAGGCGGTAAAAACACCAGATGTATGGATCTCCGTCATTCTGGCTGGTTTGATCGTAACGACAATCAGCCTTCTTCTTGTAACGTTATGTCGCAGATTCCCCGGTAAAACGGTGTTCGAGTTTATTCCTGAAATCACGGGAAAATGGATTTCTTATCTGTTAGGAATTCTAATTATCGTATATTTTATTGTTCTATGTTCATTCGAAGTCAGAGTCATGGCTGAAATTACAAGTATGTACATCCTTGAGCGTACCCCTAGCTGGGTCACCATTATGGTTAGTTTGTGGATTGGTATTTACATGCTAACGGGTGGTCTTATGGTCATCATTCGTGTCTTTTCAATCGTTCTGCCCGTTACGCTAGCATTGCTCGCACTGGTGTTCCTTTTGAGTACGAAAATGTTTGATATCAATAATCTCAGACCCATGCTAGGTGAGGGGATTATGCCTGTATTGAAGGGACTTAAGCCTTCTTGTCTCTCCTATTCCGGATATGAAGTTTTGCTCATCGTCACAGCTTATATGACAGACGTGAAGGCAAGTAATAAGACGGCTATTTTCAGTATACTTATATGTACAATTATATATATGGTAACAATTGTTACAGTCGTGGGGAATTTATCTCTGTCGGGTGTTGAGACACGGATGTGGCCAACGTTTGATATGGTTCGGAGTTTTGAAATTGAAGGATTTTTATTTGAGCGCTATGAATCGCTTTTCATCGTATTTTGGCTAATGCAAATTTTTGCAACCTATGCCTTCAAGCACTATTTTGCATCCATTGGTATACGAGATTTGTTTCGTCTCAAAAATATTACCGGAATACAATTTGCGATGTTACCCGTGCTCTATTTGATTGCTTATTTACCCAAAAACCTGGAGGAAACGCTAGCTTTGGGCGATTTTCTTGGTAATATGTCCATTTTTTTATTTGGTTTGTTACCACTGCTGCTGCTGATTCTTAGCTTTGTTCGTAAGAAAGGCGGGAAGCAAGCTGCTAGTGGAAACCTTAAGGTAAGTTAA
- a CDS encoding helix-turn-helix domain-containing protein, producing MDKEFIVALQTPPLPYYWESGRSTFRVGDRHPNRRNFGLFDVLLVVNGELHIGENGTEWTLATGDALVLLPEGEHYSFRPCEQEATFYWVHFEHVDWHQGPLIEESEAAIPLSPFDKPKSIRIPKKTTLLNPQLAFDMMHQLVLLPVGESFWEKQQLLFRFLAILENGTSDMAKTPASRLAESVALFLQQNYQEEITNETLSSALHFHPSYIVRCMKMKYGVTPVQYLHQFRIERAKQLLVSTEWSIDRIATEIGFQYSPYFSTCFKRNVGISPLLFRKKYLN from the coding sequence TTGGACAAAGAATTCATTGTTGCGTTACAAACCCCACCCCTTCCATATTACTGGGAATCTGGTCGTTCAACGTTTCGTGTAGGAGACCGTCATCCGAATCGAAGAAATTTCGGCCTGTTTGATGTGCTGCTCGTGGTCAATGGAGAACTACATATCGGTGAGAACGGGACGGAATGGACACTTGCTACAGGTGATGCACTAGTATTACTGCCGGAAGGTGAGCATTACTCGTTCAGGCCCTGCGAACAGGAAGCAACGTTTTACTGGGTTCATTTTGAGCATGTGGACTGGCATCAAGGTCCCTTAATAGAAGAGTCGGAAGCAGCAATTCCGCTATCGCCATTTGATAAGCCTAAGTCCATACGAATTCCTAAGAAAACCACATTGCTAAACCCCCAGCTCGCATTTGATATGATGCACCAGCTTGTACTATTGCCCGTGGGAGAATCCTTCTGGGAGAAGCAACAGCTGCTATTCCGTTTTTTGGCTATACTCGAAAATGGCACCTCAGATATGGCCAAGACACCTGCTTCACGCCTTGCTGAGAGCGTAGCCTTATTTCTGCAACAGAACTACCAAGAGGAAATCACCAATGAAACTCTCTCGTCAGCATTGCACTTCCACCCTAGCTACATCGTTCGTTGCATGAAAATGAAGTACGGTGTGACACCTGTTCAATATTTACATCAATTCAGGATAGAGCGGGCCAAACAGCTTCTGGTTTCGACGGAATGGTCGATAGATCGTATTGCGACTGAAATAGGATTTCAATATTCTCCCTACTTTTCTACCTGTTTCAAGCGAAATGTTGGAATATCTCCCCTTCTGTTTCGCAAGAAATATCTGAACTAG